In bacterium, a single window of DNA contains:
- a CDS encoding restriction endonuclease subunit S: MPSEWRETSFGDLMDIPTRNGIHKGPPFQGHGVPVVKMGEVYHTDVVCDAQRDLLDLTPQELDRLEVVKDDLLFCRTSLVAAGVGHCAIVGELSRRTTFASNLIRVRLDSESTAPRYWFYHFRSPAGQEQLLSIARGTSVTTITGPDIAALRVAAPDVARQRTIARILGALDDKIELNRKMNETLAQMARAIFKSWFVDFEPFRDKGMTDSPLGGIPKGWKAGTVADVAKFNAWTLRDTDDLDRIEYIEISEVTRGDVVNVQVFSRGTEPSRARRRLRHGDTVLSTVRPERKSYFLCLNPPTSLIASTGFAVFSPTAAPWSFVHAALTRPDVFEHLGTQADGGAYPSVHAEVIAALPIPLPPAPILDGFQRICAPLYQKAAYNRIESRTLAAIRDALLPKLMSGEVKIR; this comes from the coding sequence ATGCCGAGCGAGTGGCGGGAGACGTCGTTCGGTGACCTGATGGACATCCCTACGCGGAACGGGATACACAAGGGGCCGCCGTTTCAGGGCCACGGCGTGCCGGTGGTGAAGATGGGCGAGGTATACCACACCGACGTTGTCTGTGATGCACAGCGGGATCTGCTTGACCTTACCCCGCAGGAACTAGATAGGTTGGAGGTTGTGAAGGATGACCTGCTGTTCTGTCGCACGTCGCTTGTCGCAGCGGGCGTTGGACATTGCGCCATTGTGGGCGAGTTGTCCCGGAGGACAACGTTCGCGTCGAACCTCATCCGCGTGCGTCTAGACAGCGAGAGTACCGCACCGCGATACTGGTTCTACCACTTCCGCTCCCCGGCGGGCCAGGAGCAACTTCTGTCAATCGCACGCGGCACTTCGGTGACGACGATTACGGGGCCGGATATCGCTGCGCTCCGCGTCGCTGCTCCCGATGTGGCCAGACAACGTACAATCGCCCGCATCCTCGGCGCGCTGGATGACAAGATTGAGCTGAATCGGAAGATGAACGAGACGCTGGCGCAGATGGCACGGGCGATCTTCAAGTCATGGTTCGTGGACTTCGAGCCCTTCCGCGACAAGGGCATGACCGACTCGCCGCTGGGCGGGATTCCGAAGGGATGGAAAGCGGGAACGGTTGCGGACGTGGCCAAGTTCAATGCGTGGACGCTACGCGATACCGACGATTTGGACCGGATAGAGTACATCGAGATATCCGAGGTCACGCGAGGCGACGTAGTGAACGTGCAGGTGTTCTCCCGAGGCACGGAGCCAAGTAGAGCCCGTCGTCGACTGCGGCACGGTGACACGGTACTCTCGACTGTGAGGCCGGAACGGAAGTCGTACTTCCTGTGCTTGAACCCGCCGACGAGCCTGATTGCCTCTACCGGTTTCGCCGTCTTCTCGCCAACGGCGGCGCCTTGGAGTTTCGTCCACGCCGCACTGACGCGACCGGACGTCTTTGAGCATCTTGGGACGCAGGCAGACGGCGGCGCGTATCCGTCAGTGCATGCCGAAGTCATCGCAGCTCTGCCGATACCGCTGCCGCCCGCGCCGATTCTGGACGGGTTCCAGCGTATCTGCGCGCCGCTGTACCAGAAGGCTGCATACAATCGCATTGAATCACGGACCCTCGCCGCCATCCGCGACGCGCTCCTGCCAAAGCTGATGAGCGGGGAAGTGAAGATTCGGTGA
- a CDS encoding ATP-binding protein, with amino-acid sequence MNNRHEVLGRCLAPALRRALSRAPVVVLTGARQTGKTTLARDILGQGRAYVSLDDVEMADRAEREPDTLLDAKVPLTIDEVQRSPGLLLAIKRRVDRKRVAGQFLLTGSSNLALLGRVSESLAGRAVYKTLMPMTCSERAGCGACGPWDVLVESPERLRGRRVRSMDWRDAALAGGLPPAALARDRETRVEWLDGYVKTYLERDLQMLSTIERLADFRRLLRITALRTGRLMNQSDMARDAGLAQPTAHRYLDLLEASYLLQRLPAYAVNRTKRLIKAPRLFLSDTGLACFLAGLHAAGQIAASDMAGFILENVVLGDLLAWRETLTPAPEVLYWRTTAGKEVDFIIEHEGRLTPVEVKTSRRPHLADTEGLAAFLDEYRGAAGHGLLIHTGDEFAQMTPRIWAVPLALALDVAGDTEA; translated from the coding sequence ATGAATAATCGTCACGAGGTGCTTGGGCGCTGTCTGGCCCCGGCCCTGAGGCGTGCGTTGTCGCGCGCGCCCGTGGTAGTGCTGACCGGGGCGCGCCAGACCGGTAAGACCACGCTTGCGCGCGACATTCTCGGCCAGGGCCGCGCCTACGTGAGCCTGGACGATGTGGAGATGGCCGACCGGGCCGAACGTGAGCCGGACACCCTCCTCGACGCCAAAGTTCCACTGACCATTGATGAAGTGCAGCGCAGTCCGGGGTTGCTGCTGGCAATCAAGCGGCGGGTTGACCGCAAGCGTGTGGCCGGGCAGTTCCTGCTGACCGGTTCATCGAATCTGGCCCTGCTCGGCCGAGTCTCGGAGTCGCTGGCCGGGCGCGCGGTGTACAAGACGCTTATGCCCATGACCTGTTCCGAACGGGCCGGCTGCGGCGCGTGCGGCCCTTGGGATGTTCTTGTGGAGTCGCCCGAGCGTCTCCGCGGAAGACGAGTACGGAGTATGGACTGGCGTGACGCGGCGTTGGCCGGCGGGCTGCCGCCTGCCGCGCTGGCCCGGGACCGTGAAACCCGCGTCGAGTGGTTGGACGGGTACGTGAAGACGTATCTGGAGAGGGACCTGCAGATGCTCTCGACCATCGAGCGCCTGGCCGACTTCCGCCGCCTGCTGCGCATCACCGCGTTGCGCACGGGACGCCTGATGAACCAGAGCGACATGGCGCGCGACGCCGGACTTGCGCAGCCCACCGCTCACCGCTACCTCGACCTGCTTGAGGCCTCGTATCTACTTCAGCGGTTGCCCGCCTACGCCGTGAACCGCACGAAGCGCCTGATCAAAGCGCCGCGGCTCTTCCTGAGCGATACGGGTCTGGCCTGTTTCCTGGCCGGTCTGCACGCAGCCGGGCAGATTGCCGCTAGCGACATGGCGGGTTTCATCCTGGAGAACGTTGTTCTTGGCGACCTGCTGGCCTGGCGTGAGACGCTGACCCCTGCCCCGGAAGTTCTGTACTGGCGAACAACCGCGGGCAAGGAAGTGGACTTCATCATCGAGCACGAGGGCAGACTGACGCCGGTCGAGGTCAAGACGTCGAGACGCCCGCACCTGGCAGACACGGAAGGGCTAGCCGCCTTTCTTGATGAGTACCGGGGTGCTGCTGGGCACGGACTTCTCATCCACACGGGCGATGAATTCGCGCAGATGACACCGCGCATCTGGGCGGTTCCGCTGGCTCTTGCCCTTGATGTGGCCGGAGACACTGAGGCGTGA
- a CDS encoding HsdR family type I site-specific deoxyribonuclease — protein MAIGRFSESVVEDAALDWLAELGWEVKHGPEIAPGELFAERKDYGDTVLLERFRAAVQRLNPGLPEDTLADAERRVLRPDAPLVVVNNQQFHRWLVDGITSEYRASDGNLRGHPVRLVDFDDLDNNDWVAVNQFTVTENGHNRRPDIVLFVNGLPLAGIELKNPADEAADIWSAYRQYQTYKVEIPSLYTYNDALVISDGLEARMGTLTAGKEWFLPWRTIEGQEVEPTSRPQLEVLLRGAFDRRRFLDLVRWFIVFDDDGSGRLTKKMAGYHQFHAVQAAVDATVRASQPKGDRRAGVVWHTQGSGKSLTMAFFAGRIVEHPAMENPTLVVITDRNDLDDQLFGTFCGCRELLRQEPVQAESRDHLRKLLQVASGGVVFTTIQKFMPTESAPSPHPSPNGRGSKSEGIALTNRRNIVVIADEAHRSQYDFIDGLARSMRDTLPGASFIGFTATPISSADRDTRAVFGNDISVYDIQRAVEDKATVPIYYESRLAKIDLPETEKPKVDAEFEEATEEEEVEHKEKLKSRWARLEKVVGAKKRIAEVAEDLVEHWEQRLDVMDGKAMVVCMSRRICVDLHDEIVKLRPGWGGDEETGLPAPPTGTYCVYALMCEDDSIYIGQTDDLMRRWGEHKAGTAAEWTKRHPPRWIAHYEIVASREEAVRVEKEWKTGFGRKRIRRLIESGRARRSDPPAPAIGGARQAGRVKVVMTGSATDPAEWQPHIRNKEKRRKLADRFKDPKDPFQIVIVRDMWLTGFDAPCLHTMYLDKPMRGHGLMQAIARVNRVFRDKPGGLVVDYIGIADSLKKALAAYTESGGKGKPTFSQEEAVAKMLEKYEVCCAMFHGFDWSDWTGKPAQRVALLPKAQEHILAQEDGQERYAQVVKELSVAFALSVPHEKTKEIRDDVGFFQAVRAALGRKSPGRRLTEEELDLAIKQIVSRAISADKPIDIFAEAGLKKPDISILSDEFLAEVRGMKQKNLAVELLRKLLNDEIKTRSRTFLVQSRSFAEMLERAITEYHNRTIETLQVIERLIKLAEEMRKSAQRGEELKLSPEELAFYDALETNDSAVAVLGDEALRTIAREVADKIRNNVSIDWTMKESVRAKLRVLVKRVLRNHGYPPDKQEQATKTVMEQAELIAPRWAA, from the coding sequence ATGGCGATAGGACGTTTCTCCGAATCCGTCGTCGAAGATGCTGCCTTAGACTGGCTGGCAGAGCTGGGCTGGGAGGTGAAGCACGGCCCTGAGATTGCGCCGGGTGAGTTGTTTGCTGAGCGGAAGGACTATGGCGACACGGTGCTGTTGGAGCGGTTCCGGGCCGCTGTGCAGCGGCTGAATCCGGGCCTGCCCGAGGACACACTGGCTGATGCGGAGCGGCGGGTGCTGCGGCCGGACGCGCCGCTGGTGGTCGTCAATAACCAGCAGTTCCATCGCTGGCTGGTGGACGGCATCACGAGCGAGTACAGGGCCTCGGACGGCAACCTGCGCGGGCATCCGGTTCGGTTGGTTGACTTCGACGACCTCGACAACAATGACTGGGTAGCGGTGAACCAGTTCACCGTTACCGAGAACGGGCACAATCGCAGGCCAGACATCGTGCTGTTCGTGAATGGCCTGCCTTTGGCCGGCATCGAACTCAAGAACCCGGCAGACGAGGCTGCGGACATCTGGTCCGCGTACCGGCAGTACCAGACCTACAAGGTCGAGATTCCTTCGCTCTACACCTACAACGATGCCTTGGTGATTTCCGACGGGCTTGAGGCGCGGATGGGCACGTTGACCGCGGGCAAGGAATGGTTCCTGCCGTGGCGAACGATTGAGGGCCAGGAGGTCGAGCCGACTTCGCGGCCGCAACTGGAAGTGCTGCTGCGCGGGGCGTTCGACCGGCGCCGGTTCCTCGACCTCGTGCGCTGGTTCATCGTGTTCGACGACGATGGGTCGGGCAGGCTCACGAAGAAGATGGCCGGGTATCACCAGTTCCATGCGGTGCAGGCCGCGGTTGATGCGACTGTTCGGGCTTCACAGCCCAAGGGCGACCGCCGGGCCGGAGTGGTCTGGCACACGCAAGGCTCGGGCAAGAGCTTGACCATGGCGTTCTTCGCAGGCCGGATTGTCGAGCATCCGGCAATGGAGAACCCGACGCTCGTGGTCATCACCGACCGTAACGACCTCGACGACCAGCTCTTCGGCACGTTTTGCGGTTGCAGGGAACTGCTGCGGCAGGAACCGGTACAGGCCGAGAGCCGGGACCATCTGCGCAAGCTGCTACAGGTCGCATCAGGCGGAGTGGTGTTCACCACGATTCAGAAGTTCATGCCGACGGAGTCGGCACCCTCACCCCATCCCTCTCCCAATGGGAGAGGGAGCAAGAGTGAGGGTATTGCGCTGACTAATCGGCGCAACATAGTTGTCATTGCGGACGAGGCGCACCGGAGCCAGTACGACTTCATTGACGGGCTGGCGCGGAGCATGCGCGACACGTTGCCGGGCGCGTCGTTCATCGGGTTCACGGCCACGCCCATCTCTTCCGCTGACCGGGACACGCGGGCGGTGTTCGGGAACGACATCAGCGTCTACGACATCCAGCGCGCGGTCGAAGACAAGGCGACCGTGCCGATCTACTACGAGAGCCGGCTGGCGAAGATTGACCTGCCCGAGACCGAGAAGCCGAAGGTGGACGCCGAGTTCGAGGAGGCGACCGAGGAAGAGGAAGTCGAGCACAAGGAGAAGCTGAAGTCCCGCTGGGCGCGGCTGGAAAAGGTCGTCGGCGCGAAGAAGCGGATTGCCGAGGTCGCAGAGGACCTGGTCGAGCACTGGGAGCAGCGGCTGGATGTGATGGACGGCAAGGCGATGGTCGTGTGCATGAGCCGCCGGATATGCGTTGACCTGCACGACGAGATTGTGAAGCTCAGGCCGGGCTGGGGCGGGGACGAGGAAACGGGCCTGCCTGCGCCGCCGACCGGCACGTACTGCGTGTACGCCCTGATGTGCGAGGACGACAGCATCTATATCGGGCAGACCGACGACTTGATGCGCCGCTGGGGCGAGCACAAAGCCGGGACCGCTGCCGAATGGACAAAGAGGCATCCACCTCGCTGGATCGCTCACTACGAGATAGTGGCATCGCGCGAAGAGGCCGTCCGCGTCGAGAAGGAGTGGAAGACGGGGTTCGGGCGCAAGCGCATCCGGCGCTTGATTGAATCTGGCCGGGCTCGGAGGTCAGACCCACCTGCGCCGGCTATCGGCGGGGCGCGGCAGGCAGGCCGCGTGAAGGTCGTGATGACCGGTTCCGCGACTGACCCGGCAGAGTGGCAGCCGCATATCCGCAACAAGGAGAAGCGGCGGAAGCTCGCGGACAGGTTCAAGGACCCGAAAGACCCATTCCAGATTGTCATCGTGCGCGATATGTGGCTGACCGGGTTCGACGCGCCGTGCCTACACACGATGTACCTGGACAAGCCGATGCGCGGGCACGGGCTGATGCAGGCGATTGCGCGGGTGAACCGTGTGTTCCGCGACAAGCCGGGCGGGTTGGTGGTCGACTACATCGGCATCGCGGACTCGTTGAAGAAGGCACTGGCCGCGTACACCGAGAGCGGCGGCAAGGGCAAGCCGACATTCAGCCAGGAAGAAGCGGTCGCCAAGATGCTCGAGAAGTACGAGGTCTGCTGCGCGATGTTCCATGGGTTCGACTGGTCGGATTGGACCGGCAAGCCGGCGCAGCGGGTTGCCCTGCTGCCCAAGGCGCAGGAGCACATCCTCGCGCAGGAGGACGGGCAGGAGCGCTACGCGCAGGTGGTGAAGGAACTGTCGGTGGCGTTCGCCCTGTCGGTGCCGCACGAGAAGACGAAGGAGATCCGGGACGACGTCGGGTTCTTCCAGGCCGTGCGGGCCGCGCTTGGCCGCAAGTCGCCGGGCCGCAGGCTGACCGAAGAGGAACTGGACCTCGCCATCAAGCAGATAGTCTCGCGGGCGATATCGGCGGACAAGCCGATAGACATCTTCGCCGAGGCGGGGCTGAAGAAACCGGACATCTCGATTCTGTCCGACGAGTTCCTGGCCGAGGTGCGCGGGATGAAGCAGAAGAACCTCGCGGTGGAGTTGCTGCGCAAGCTCCTGAACGACGAGATAAAGACGCGGTCGCGGACGTTCCTTGTGCAGTCGCGGTCGTTCGCCGAGATGCTGGAGCGGGCCATTACCGAGTACCACAACCGGACCATCGAGACACTGCAGGTCATCGAACGGCTCATCAAGCTGGCCGAAGAGATGAGGAAGTCAGCTCAGCGGGGAGAGGAGCTCAAGCTGTCGCCTGAGGAACTCGCGTTCTACGATGCGCTGGAGACGAACGACAGCGCGGTGGCAGTCCTCGGAGACGAGGCGCTACGGACGATAGCGCGCGAGGTAGCGGACAAGATTCGGAACAATGTTTCGATAGACTGGACGATGAAAGAAAGCGTCAGGGCAAAGCTCCGGGTGCTCGTGAAGCGGGTGCTCCGCAACCACGGCTACCCGCCGGACAAGCAGGAGCAGGCGACCAAGACCGTGATGGAGCAGGCCGAACTCATCGCCCCGCGCTGGGCAGCGTAG
- a CDS encoding ORF6N domain-containing protein gives MPARRIEQAILVIRGHRVMLSTDLAALYGVPAKVLVQAVKRNIERFPEDFMFQLTPDEYRILRSQFVTSSWGGERYPPLAFTEQGVAMLSSVLRSTRAVQVNVEIMRTFVRLRRVLAENAGLARRMDELENKYDVQFKVVFDAIRKLMQPPAPEPKKRRIGFGPDDDRTGSSSDFIARDKPAGRRRSRKP, from the coding sequence ATGCCGGCCCGACGAATAGAACAGGCCATATTGGTGATACGGGGCCATCGCGTGATGCTCAGTACGGACTTGGCCGCCCTCTATGGCGTACCGGCCAAAGTGCTTGTTCAGGCTGTGAAGCGCAACATAGAGCGGTTCCCGGAAGACTTCATGTTCCAGTTGACGCCGGACGAGTACCGCATCTTGAGGTCACAATTTGTGACCTCAAGTTGGGGTGGAGAGCGTTACCCGCCCCTCGCCTTCACCGAGCAGGGAGTGGCGATGCTGTCGAGCGTGCTGCGCAGCACGCGAGCCGTGCAGGTCAACGTTGAGATAATGCGGACATTCGTCCGCCTGCGCCGAGTCCTAGCCGAGAACGCCGGCCTCGCCCGCCGTATGGACGAACTGGAGAATAAGTACGACGTCCAGTTCAAGGTCGTCTTCGACGCTATCCGCAAACTCATGCAGCCGCCCGCACCGGAACCGAAGAAGCGCCGCATCGGTTTCGGCCCGGACGACGACCGAACCGGCTCCAGCTCCGACTTCATCGCCCGCGACAAACCTGCCGGCAGACGCCGCAGCCGCAAACCGTGA
- a CDS encoding DEAD/DEAH box helicase → MARTETVMTEDALNRVDHHWAVEAIGGERLARADDVAKVRVMRSAVGHQMTIDLDETIADSGLVERAAMAYEIAAIEGLDALLHPSDDVARVQLRLQAQAGTYRAYALRRTLPIPPGPEDRIYHVLHLAALAYCGDQWTDLRRWLKDHDREVKPPSVADVSWDRRVLYRLFDCWVRLLRKQGWDDIDGVGEVVAGLRKDQVQYETGVLANRDDVEAQATALHLIALYHWAKATELLAVYTLQGQPVGIDAELDKHFEAGRRAATAAQDAPLEVILRWLHATSRRMVAGSLWKVAQAVNSRVASFVKSMTKTRSMFELLPPQRAAVQEQGLLDQASRAVVVDFPTSGGKTTLAQFRMLQALNQFDVEKGWVAYVAPTRALVAQLTRRFREDFSPLDIRVEQLTGAIEIDTFEDAMLSQTDTVPFHVLVSTPEKLQLVIRNKKVARPLALVVLDEAHNIEDEERGLRIELLLATIKRDCDRANFLLLMPYVPNAGDLARWLGADAGKTISIGTSPWQPNERAVGLFNAIEDDSVRGGWKLQYETLITTPKTIHLRGWHQVGTIKPLSIPFSKAKGVSVQAGAMAKVFSERGTSIAVAQKIDHVWSVARTVKDSIEPFKDVPPEITLVQRFLKTEISPQFELVEMLGCGVGVHHTGLSDETRALMEWLAEIGALRVLCTTTTLIHGINFPVSSIFLATRKYPYGKEMNPRTFWNLAGRAGRVNQESVGIVGLAAGNDPNGNKQFVSQTTGALISRLIGLLDEVERQGKLNQLSNVIQQDQWSDFRCYVAHLWNEKQNLDAVLAETEQLLRNTYGFGVLQARSDVGAGQKAQALLNATSDYARTLAANPGPASLADATGFAPEGVVAALRGLRTLQRELTPTDWEPMSLFSSAATSQLPNLVGIMMQIPEIKGALSEIGSEGLSHQLIANITRAWVDGRSIQEIASEFFRGKTDTDALTSTCKAIYKVLTNNGPWGLSALCKMSGVDFDGLSPEARRSINSLPAMVYHGVKTEAAVLMRMNSVPRSIAEPLGAEFERKTGTTAGTQTVGVARDFLRTLGDDEWGRFAPTGATMSGEDYRQVWGLLSGEVRSR, encoded by the coding sequence ATGGCAAGAACTGAAACGGTCATGACCGAAGACGCCCTGAACCGCGTTGACCATCATTGGGCGGTCGAAGCCATCGGCGGCGAGAGACTGGCGCGAGCCGACGACGTGGCCAAGGTTCGCGTGATGCGCTCCGCCGTTGGACACCAGATGACCATTGACCTAGATGAGACCATTGCGGACAGTGGATTGGTCGAGCGCGCAGCCATGGCCTATGAGATCGCGGCCATAGAGGGGCTGGACGCGCTCCTTCATCCTTCGGACGATGTGGCACGTGTTCAACTGCGATTGCAGGCGCAGGCCGGGACTTACAGGGCATACGCTTTGAGACGAACCTTGCCGATACCGCCTGGTCCTGAAGATCGGATATACCACGTCTTGCACCTGGCCGCGCTGGCATATTGCGGTGACCAGTGGACCGACCTCCGTCGTTGGCTCAAGGACCATGACCGCGAGGTCAAACCACCGTCGGTCGCGGACGTGAGCTGGGACCGTCGAGTCCTCTATCGGCTGTTCGACTGCTGGGTGCGACTGCTGCGCAAACAGGGCTGGGATGACATCGACGGTGTCGGGGAGGTTGTTGCTGGTCTTCGCAAGGACCAGGTGCAGTACGAGACAGGCGTTCTGGCCAACCGGGACGATGTTGAGGCGCAGGCCACGGCCCTTCACCTCATCGCGTTGTACCACTGGGCGAAGGCGACGGAACTCCTCGCGGTCTACACCTTGCAGGGGCAACCAGTGGGGATTGACGCCGAGTTGGACAAACACTTCGAGGCCGGCCGGAGAGCGGCCACTGCCGCGCAAGACGCTCCGCTCGAGGTTATCCTTCGATGGCTGCACGCCACTTCCCGCAGGATGGTCGCCGGTTCGCTCTGGAAGGTGGCTCAGGCCGTCAACTCCCGTGTTGCTAGTTTCGTGAAGAGCATGACCAAGACGCGCTCGATGTTTGAACTACTGCCTCCGCAGCGCGCGGCGGTGCAGGAACAGGGGTTGCTGGACCAAGCGAGCCGTGCGGTGGTCGTGGACTTTCCGACCTCCGGAGGGAAGACCACGCTGGCGCAGTTCCGCATGCTTCAGGCGTTGAATCAATTCGACGTGGAGAAAGGATGGGTTGCCTACGTCGCGCCGACGCGCGCCCTCGTGGCCCAGTTGACCCGACGCTTCCGGGAGGACTTCAGCCCACTAGACATCCGAGTCGAGCAACTAACTGGGGCCATCGAGATAGACACCTTCGAGGACGCGATGCTCTCGCAGACGGACACCGTTCCTTTTCACGTCCTGGTTTCCACGCCGGAGAAGCTGCAACTGGTGATTCGGAACAAGAAAGTCGCGCGTCCATTGGCGCTTGTCGTCTTGGACGAGGCACACAACATCGAGGATGAGGAGCGGGGTCTGCGGATTGAGCTCCTGCTGGCGACCATCAAACGTGACTGTGACCGGGCGAATTTCCTCCTGCTGATGCCCTATGTTCCGAACGCCGGGGACTTGGCGAGATGGCTAGGAGCCGATGCGGGCAAGACGATAAGCATCGGGACCTCCCCGTGGCAACCGAATGAACGAGCCGTCGGGCTCTTCAACGCCATAGAGGACGACTCTGTTCGCGGCGGATGGAAACTCCAGTACGAAACCCTGATTACCACGCCCAAAACCATTCATCTTCGTGGCTGGCACCAAGTCGGTACCATCAAGCCGTTGAGCATTCCATTCTCCAAAGCAAAGGGTGTGTCGGTCCAGGCAGGAGCCATGGCGAAAGTCTTCTCCGAACGCGGGACCAGCATTGCGGTTGCACAGAAGATAGACCACGTTTGGTCCGTCGCGCGGACCGTGAAGGACAGCATCGAGCCGTTCAAGGACGTGCCGCCGGAAATCACCCTGGTGCAGCGATTCCTGAAAACAGAGATCAGTCCGCAGTTCGAGCTCGTCGAAATGCTCGGCTGTGGCGTCGGGGTTCACCATACGGGTCTGTCGGACGAAACCCGCGCGCTCATGGAGTGGCTCGCGGAAATCGGGGCTCTGCGTGTGCTCTGTACAACGACGACCCTCATCCACGGCATCAACTTCCCCGTCTCTTCCATTTTCCTGGCGACCAGAAAGTACCCCTACGGGAAAGAGATGAACCCAAGAACCTTCTGGAACCTCGCGGGCAGGGCAGGCCGGGTGAATCAAGAGAGCGTCGGCATCGTAGGGCTGGCCGCAGGCAACGACCCGAACGGAAACAAGCAGTTCGTCAGCCAGACCACTGGAGCTTTGATCTCTCGACTGATCGGGCTACTCGACGAAGTGGAACGCCAAGGCAAGCTCAATCAGCTTTCCAACGTCATTCAGCAAGACCAATGGTCCGATTTTCGATGCTACGTCGCCCACCTCTGGAATGAGAAGCAGAATCTCGACGCAGTGTTAGCAGAAACGGAACAACTCCTACGGAACACCTACGGCTTCGGCGTCCTGCAGGCACGCTCGGACGTCGGCGCTGGGCAGAAGGCGCAAGCTCTACTGAATGCCACCAGCGACTATGCGCGGACGCTGGCTGCCAACCCAGGTCCTGCATCCTTGGCTGATGCTACAGGATTCGCGCCAGAAGGTGTGGTCGCGGCTTTGAGGGGGTTGAGGACACTACAACGCGAATTGACTCCGACAGACTGGGAACCGATGAGCCTCTTTAGCAGCGCGGCTACATCTCAGCTGCCAAATCTAGTCGGTATCATGATGCAGATTCCGGAAATCAAGGGTGCCTTGTCAGAGATCGGCTCCGAAGGGTTGTCCCACCAACTCATAGCGAACATCACGCGCGCCTGGGTCGACGGACGTTCGATTCAGGAAATCGCGTCCGAGTTCTTCCGGGGCAAGACGGACACCGATGCGTTAACGAGTACCTGCAAAGCAATCTATAAGGTCCTCACTAATAACGGTCCTTGGGGACTCTCTGCCCTATGCAAGATGAGCGGCGTTGACTTCGACGGACTATCACCAGAAGCGAGGCGCAGCATCAACAGTCTCCCCGCCATGGTCTATCACGGCGTCAAGACCGAGGCGGCGGTGCTCATGCGTATGAATAGCGTTCCAAGGAGCATCGCGGAGCCGTTGGGGGCTGAGTTCGAACGCAAGACCGGTACCACTGCAGGCACTCAGACCGTTGGTGTGGCCCGTGACTTCCTGCGGACCCTAGGTGACGATGAATGGGGCCGATTCGCCCCCACGGGTGCTACGATGTCCGGGGAAGACTATAGGCAGGTCTGGGGTCTTCTTTCCGGCGAAGTGCGAAGCAGGTAG